The Devosia sp. A16 genome includes a window with the following:
- a CDS encoding ATP-binding cassette domain-containing protein — MAALMTLEGVTRTFGNNIALNDVSLEAHPGEVHCLLGDNGAGKSTLIKIMSGVTPPTIGTLTFDGKPVSFRSPRDAQAHGIGTVHQDVGSIPLISVARNFFLGNEPTKGWGPFRRLDHQTANRIALEQIRQMGIRRIADAEQLVGTMSGGERQALAIARALYFGAKLLILDEPTAALGVKESKIVIDLIKQAREQGIALVFITHNATHALSVGDRFTVLIQGRVASQFKRGEKTREEVLNLMAGGEAFDAMGHGD; from the coding sequence ATGGCTGCGCTCATGACGCTCGAAGGCGTCACCCGGACCTTCGGCAACAATATCGCCCTCAATGACGTCAGCCTCGAAGCCCATCCAGGCGAGGTGCATTGCCTGCTCGGCGACAACGGCGCCGGCAAGTCGACGTTGATCAAGATCATGTCGGGAGTGACGCCGCCGACCATCGGCACGCTCACCTTCGACGGCAAGCCGGTGAGCTTCCGCTCGCCCAGAGATGCGCAGGCACACGGCATCGGCACGGTGCACCAGGATGTGGGCTCGATCCCGCTGATCTCGGTGGCACGCAACTTCTTTCTCGGGAACGAGCCTACCAAGGGCTGGGGGCCGTTCCGGCGGCTCGACCACCAGACCGCCAACCGCATCGCGCTCGAGCAGATCCGGCAGATGGGCATCCGCCGCATCGCCGATGCCGAGCAGCTGGTGGGCACCATGTCGGGCGGCGAGCGGCAGGCGCTGGCCATCGCCCGGGCGCTGTATTTCGGGGCGAAGCTCCTGATCCTCGACGAGCCCACCGCGGCCTTGGGGGTGAAGGAAAGCAAGATCGTCATCGACCTGATCAAGCAGGCGCGCGAGCAGGGCATTGCGCTGGTGTTCATCACTCACAACGCCACCCACGCGCTCTCGGTCGGCGATCGCTTCACGGTGCTGATCCAGGGACGGGTGGCGAGCCAGTTCAAGCGCGGCGAGAAGACGCGCGAGGAAGTGCTGAACCTGATGGCGGGCGGCGAGGCGTTCGATGCCATGGGGCATGGGGATTGA
- a CDS encoding nuclear transport factor 2 family protein — translation MSTTPSAIQRFIETTNAGDTAGFLDAFTEDAFLSDWGRDFTGRAGIANWNETDNIGVQSKFRLIEVEPNGADAYTARLAVSGNGYNGEGTMAFTLSGGRISRLVIS, via the coding sequence ATGAGTACCACGCCGTCCGCCATCCAGCGCTTCATCGAGACGACCAATGCCGGCGACACCGCTGGCTTCCTCGACGCCTTCACCGAGGACGCCTTCCTCAGCGACTGGGGCCGCGACTTCACCGGCCGCGCCGGCATCGCCAACTGGAACGAGACCGACAATATCGGGGTGCAGTCGAAGTTTCGGCTCATTGAGGTCGAGCCGAATGGCGCCGATGCCTACACGGCGCGGCTGGCGGTCAGCGGCAACGGCTATAATGGCGAGGGCACAATGGCGTTCACGCTGAGCGGCGGGCGGATTTCGCGGTTGGTGATCAGTTAG
- a CDS encoding serine hydrolase domain-containing protein — translation MNYQSQSAPVQGHVAPGFEAVAEEFARNFTVRGDVGAAFAAVHKGALVVDLWGGMAAPGRPWQADTLQVIYSGTKGLFAGCVLKLVERGQLDLNAPVARYWPEFAQHGKGRVLVRHVTSHSAGLPGIVTPLGAADYTDYERMEELLAAQPLASDPNAFHCYHAVTIGWLVGALVRRIDGRTLGRFFAEEIAEPLGLDAYIGLPEALEPRVGRLELGPGMLPYDEAFSEEQRADPVFHSIWGNPPLFPEDLAWNTRAYHAAEIGGAGGIATARSMARYYGCMALGGSIDGVTILKPETVALGRAEQSRFMDPYIAEAMAFGVGWALQTPQGRFGPAPDAFGHSGAGGSIHGGWPTEQVGFSYTMNQMRGDPEDLRSRHVLKRLYEIVR, via the coding sequence ATGAACTATCAATCCCAATCGGCGCCGGTGCAGGGGCACGTCGCGCCGGGCTTCGAGGCGGTGGCTGAGGAGTTCGCGCGGAACTTCACGGTGCGCGGCGATGTCGGGGCGGCGTTCGCGGCGGTGCACAAAGGCGCGCTCGTCGTCGACCTCTGGGGCGGCATGGCGGCGCCGGGCCGGCCGTGGCAGGCCGATACGCTGCAAGTGATCTATTCGGGCACCAAGGGGCTGTTCGCCGGGTGCGTCCTGAAACTGGTGGAGCGGGGGCAACTCGACCTCAATGCGCCGGTGGCGCGGTATTGGCCGGAGTTTGCGCAGCACGGCAAGGGCCGGGTGCTGGTGCGGCACGTCACCTCGCACTCGGCCGGCCTGCCGGGGATCGTGACGCCGCTCGGCGCCGCCGACTACACCGACTACGAGCGGATGGAAGAGCTGCTCGCGGCGCAGCCGCTGGCCTCCGACCCGAATGCCTTCCACTGCTACCACGCAGTCACCATCGGCTGGCTGGTGGGCGCGCTGGTACGGCGGATCGACGGGCGGACGCTCGGCCGGTTCTTCGCCGAGGAGATCGCCGAGCCGCTGGGGCTCGATGCCTATATCGGGCTTCCGGAGGCGCTGGAGCCCAGGGTGGGGCGGCTCGAACTGGGGCCCGGCATGTTGCCCTATGACGAGGCCTTCAGCGAAGAGCAGCGCGCCGACCCGGTGTTTCATTCGATATGGGGCAACCCGCCGCTGTTTCCAGAGGACCTCGCCTGGAACACCCGCGCCTACCACGCGGCTGAAATCGGCGGGGCCGGCGGTATCGCCACGGCGCGGTCGATGGCGCGCTATTACGGCTGCATGGCGCTGGGTGGCAGCATCGACGGAGTGACGATCCTGAAGCCCGAGACGGTGGCGCTCGGTCGAGCCGAGCAGAGCCGGTTCATGGACCCCTACATTGCTGAAGCCATGGCGTTCGGCGTCGGCTGGGCGCTGCAGACGCCACAGGGCCGGTTCGGCCCTGCGCCCGACGCCTTCGGGCATTCGGGGGCCGGCGGCTCAATCCATGGCGGCTGGCCGACCGAGCAGGTGGGGTTCAGCTACACGATGAACCAGATGCGCGGCGACCCGGAAGATTTGCGGTCGCGGCACGTGCTGAAGCGGTTGTATGAGATTGTGCGGTAG
- a CDS encoding IS110 family transposase, translating into MIASPDYVSVDVSKQHLDLAMAETPVLRIPNTQAGVRRLIVRLGTLRRPHVVCEATGSYTRLMARELAEHGIALSKVNPRRVRDLARADGQMAKTDAIDAQAILRFARLMQPQPDPHDPYALELTDLVRRRRQMVDMLAMEKQRSEHPEGQTIKASIKAHIDFLSTQIAAIDKQITEHIAQHAGLHRRAELLASIPGIGRVTAAVLIAEMPELGSIGNKQAAALAGVAPFVHDSSQMRGQAHIAGGRLSVRCALYMATISAIRANPPIKTFYQRLRSQGKPAKLAIVAAMRKLLTTANAILANDAPWIPSPA; encoded by the coding sequence ATGATCGCTTCCCCCGACTATGTCAGCGTCGACGTATCCAAGCAGCACCTGGACCTGGCCATGGCCGAGACCCCGGTGCTTCGTATTCCCAATACCCAGGCAGGGGTTCGCCGCCTGATCGTGCGGCTCGGGACGCTGAGGCGGCCGCACGTGGTGTGTGAAGCCACTGGCAGCTATACCCGACTGATGGCTCGCGAACTGGCCGAACACGGCATTGCCCTGAGCAAGGTCAACCCACGCCGGGTGAGGGATCTGGCCCGTGCCGACGGGCAGATGGCCAAGACCGATGCGATTGACGCGCAGGCCATCCTGCGCTTCGCTCGCCTCATGCAGCCACAGCCCGATCCGCACGATCCCTATGCCCTGGAGCTGACCGACCTGGTACGTCGGCGTCGGCAGATGGTGGACATGCTGGCCATGGAGAAGCAGCGCAGCGAGCACCCCGAGGGCCAGACGATCAAGGCCAGCATCAAGGCCCATATCGACTTCCTGAGTACTCAGATCGCCGCCATCGACAAGCAGATCACCGAGCACATCGCGCAGCATGCCGGCCTGCACCGCCGGGCCGAACTGCTGGCCTCCATTCCCGGCATCGGCCGGGTCACGGCAGCCGTACTCATCGCCGAGATGCCCGAGTTGGGCAGCATCGGTAACAAGCAGGCAGCAGCTCTGGCGGGGGTGGCGCCCTTCGTGCACGACAGCAGCCAGATGCGAGGCCAAGCTCATATCGCGGGCGGGCGATTGTCGGTGCGCTGCGCCCTCTACATGGCCACAATCTCAGCCATCCGCGCCAACCCACCCATCAAAACCTTCTATCAAAGGCTCCGCAGCCAAGGCAAACCAGCAAAGCTTGCCATCGTCGCCGCCATGCGAAAGCTGCTCACGACCGCAAACGCCATCCTCGCAAACGACGCACCTTGGATCCCAAGCCCAGCTTGA
- a CDS encoding substrate-binding domain-containing protein, producing the protein MKLKKLGALALAAIVGIGLAAAAPVAAVAQEDVIIMLGGPSSDPFWGAVQQGFDQATKDYGVKTQWTAPADFNDIVPVYTKMFEAAIARKPAAIAVGNFFPEPTEPLIKQAAAEGIPVIIINSGGAKYKELGAIGFIGEDSYQMGYQGGKIAVGKGVKNGLCINQIAANPVLEQRCQGYIDAVTEAGGKAKMVILASEDIGNSQKVQAAVSAMLMQDQTIDGIVTLGVAVGVDALESVKQVRATGRAVDLGTMDLGNAVLEAVAAGEMSFASDQQPFLQGYYGVMIPLMYNKYKMAPSGVISVGPYMVTQENAAAVLEVNKSIPGSRGAN; encoded by the coding sequence ATGAAGTTGAAGAAACTGGGCGCGCTGGCGCTCGCCGCCATAGTTGGCATTGGCCTGGCTGCCGCGGCGCCGGTCGCTGCCGTGGCGCAGGAAGACGTGATCATCATGCTGGGCGGGCCGAGCTCGGATCCGTTCTGGGGCGCCGTGCAGCAGGGCTTCGACCAGGCGACCAAGGATTACGGCGTCAAGACGCAGTGGACCGCGCCGGCCGATTTCAACGACATCGTCCCCGTCTACACCAAGATGTTCGAGGCGGCGATCGCCCGCAAACCCGCGGCCATCGCGGTGGGCAACTTCTTTCCCGAGCCGACCGAGCCGCTGATCAAGCAGGCTGCCGCGGAAGGCATCCCTGTCATCATCATCAATTCGGGCGGCGCCAAGTACAAGGAGCTCGGCGCCATCGGCTTCATCGGCGAAGACAGCTACCAGATGGGCTACCAGGGTGGCAAAATCGCCGTCGGCAAGGGCGTCAAGAACGGTCTCTGCATCAACCAGATCGCCGCCAATCCGGTGCTGGAGCAGCGCTGCCAGGGCTATATCGACGCGGTCACCGAAGCCGGCGGCAAGGCCAAGATGGTGATCCTCGCCTCCGAAGATATCGGCAACAGCCAGAAGGTGCAGGCCGCGGTCAGCGCCATGCTGATGCAGGACCAGACCATCGACGGCATCGTGACGCTGGGCGTGGCGGTGGGCGTCGATGCGCTGGAATCGGTCAAGCAGGTGCGCGCCACCGGTCGGGCCGTCGACCTCGGCACCATGGATCTCGGCAATGCCGTGCTCGAGGCCGTGGCCGCCGGCGAAATGAGCTTTGCTTCCGACCAGCAGCCGTTCCTGCAGGGCTATTACGGGGTGATGATCCCGCTGATGTACAACAAGTACAAGATGGCCCCGTCGGGCGTGATCAGCGTCGGGCCGTATATGGTGACGCAGGAAAATGCAGCGGCCGTGCTCGAGGTCAACAAATCGATCCCGGGTTCGCGTGGCGCGAACTGA
- a CDS encoding extracellular solute-binding protein yields the protein MSKTTLTQFSPSRRAVLAGLAASPFALAAGSHFALAQPTSGTLSIGILDWAETGIKPVFAAYEAARPGVKIDYSILPGDGNGLRQTLLSRRLANKLPDITYLADIFATQFANAQVTADMRPFLTSGGPVTMTSLAKPFLDQYLVTSGPNKDGIFGLPIGADTVVLYYNKKHFDDAGIPYPNDDWTFEKQIEVATQLTQKNGNVTTRYGLAASVPWHATYVPGIEAFGDTLLDDKNMYKLQTEAAIKVFTMYWDQVKAGVLASTPQQNQLGGGYQAFGAGTVSMLQSVRALTPLIRSVTTDDWDVALEPKINGVRKTGMGSIAQAITPQGMANNQELAYDYLNWFYSEDGGMKILAAGYGTVPPVEALYNSPIWTELPGPPYDNRVFAESIQYGAMNPTSIPADVQVVVDTELAKAEEAVVLNNVPVADALKAAEAVINEAMARVMAAGG from the coding sequence GTGTCCAAGACCACCCTAACGCAATTTTCGCCCAGCCGGCGTGCCGTTCTCGCAGGCCTTGCGGCCTCGCCGTTCGCGCTGGCCGCAGGCAGCCATTTCGCCCTGGCGCAGCCGACCAGCGGCACGCTGTCGATCGGCATCCTCGACTGGGCCGAAACCGGCATCAAGCCGGTGTTTGCTGCCTATGAAGCGGCCCGTCCTGGCGTCAAGATCGACTATTCGATCCTGCCGGGCGATGGCAACGGGTTGCGCCAGACGCTGCTGTCGCGCCGCCTCGCCAACAAGCTCCCCGATATCACCTACCTTGCCGACATCTTCGCGACGCAGTTCGCCAATGCGCAGGTCACGGCCGACATGCGGCCGTTCCTGACCTCGGGCGGCCCGGTCACCATGACCTCGCTGGCCAAGCCCTTCCTCGACCAGTACCTGGTCACTTCCGGTCCGAACAAGGACGGCATTTTCGGCCTGCCGATCGGCGCCGATACCGTGGTGCTCTACTACAACAAGAAGCACTTCGACGACGCCGGCATCCCCTATCCGAACGACGACTGGACGTTCGAAAAGCAGATCGAGGTCGCGACCCAGCTGACTCAGAAGAACGGCAACGTCACCACCCGCTACGGCCTTGCCGCCTCGGTGCCGTGGCACGCGACGTACGTCCCGGGCATCGAAGCCTTCGGCGATACGCTGCTCGACGACAAGAACATGTACAAGCTGCAGACCGAAGCGGCGATCAAGGTCTTCACCATGTACTGGGACCAGGTGAAGGCGGGCGTCCTCGCCTCGACCCCACAGCAGAACCAGCTCGGCGGCGGCTACCAAGCGTTCGGCGCCGGCACCGTGTCGATGCTGCAGTCGGTGCGGGCGCTGACCCCGCTCATCCGCTCCGTCACTACCGACGACTGGGACGTGGCGCTCGAGCCCAAGATCAACGGCGTGCGCAAGACCGGCATGGGGTCGATCGCCCAAGCGATCACCCCGCAGGGCATGGCGAACAACCAGGAGCTCGCCTACGACTATCTCAACTGGTTCTACTCCGAGGATGGCGGCATGAAGATCCTGGCCGCCGGCTACGGCACGGTGCCGCCGGTCGAGGCGCTCTACAACAGCCCGATCTGGACCGAGCTGCCCGGACCTCCATACGACAACCGCGTGTTCGCCGAGTCGATCCAGTACGGCGCGATGAACCCGACCTCGATCCCCGCCGACGTGCAGGTGGTGGTCGATACCGAACTCGCCAAGGCCGAAGAAGCCGTGGTGCTGAACAACGTGCCGGTGGCCGATGCACTCAAGGCCGCCGAGGCGGTGATCAACGAGGCGATGGCCCGCGTCATGGCGGCCGGCGGCTGA
- a CDS encoding ABC transporter permease, which produces MTSAMETTIADPPHPPTRFGFIERLLRVVWIGPLIAALVIYIFFIIVGGASGFFSIAGTAGWLNTAAELGIIALPVGLLMISGEFDLSTGSVVGAASIIVALGTGFYGLPVELTIAMALAMGVGVGCFNALLVNATKLPSFIVTLASNFILAGTALGLSRLISGSSNVSLKDAGWAETVLGSKWMGFNVSVLWYLLAAILAAWVLKQTRFGNWIFATGGNPDAARRAGVPVARVKLILFIWTAVSAAFVGIMSAVMYNQGNAASGQGYVFQTAIAAVIGGVLLSGGFGSVIGIVLGTFIYGIVSLGLFYTGWPTDWLATFIGGLLVIAVLTNNLIRELALNRGKKKL; this is translated from the coding sequence ATGACCTCTGCCATGGAAACCACCATTGCCGATCCGCCTCACCCACCGACCCGCTTCGGCTTCATCGAGCGCCTGCTCAGGGTCGTGTGGATCGGGCCGCTGATTGCGGCGCTGGTGATCTACATCTTCTTCATCATCGTCGGCGGCGCTTCGGGGTTCTTCTCGATCGCCGGCACGGCGGGCTGGCTCAATACCGCGGCGGAGCTGGGGATCATCGCACTGCCGGTGGGGCTGTTGATGATCTCTGGCGAGTTCGACCTCTCGACCGGCTCGGTGGTCGGCGCCGCCTCGATCATCGTGGCGCTGGGCACCGGGTTCTACGGCCTGCCGGTGGAGCTCACCATCGCCATGGCGCTGGCGATGGGCGTCGGGGTCGGCTGCTTCAATGCGCTGCTGGTCAATGCCACGAAGCTGCCGAGCTTCATCGTGACGCTGGCCTCCAACTTCATCCTTGCCGGTACGGCGCTGGGGCTGAGCCGACTGATCTCGGGTTCGTCCAACGTCTCGCTGAAGGATGCCGGCTGGGCCGAAACGGTGCTCGGCTCCAAGTGGATGGGGTTCAACGTCTCCGTGCTCTGGTACCTCCTCGCCGCCATCCTCGCCGCCTGGGTGCTGAAGCAGACCCGGTTCGGCAACTGGATCTTCGCCACCGGAGGCAATCCCGATGCGGCGCGACGGGCCGGCGTGCCGGTGGCGCGGGTCAAGCTGATCCTCTTCATCTGGACAGCGGTGTCGGCGGCCTTCGTCGGCATCATGTCGGCGGTCATGTACAACCAGGGCAACGCTGCCTCGGGGCAGGGCTACGTGTTCCAGACCGCCATCGCGGCGGTGATCGGCGGCGTACTGCTATCGGGCGGCTTCGGCTCGGTGATCGGCATCGTGCTCGGCACCTTCATCTACGGCATCGTCAGCCTGGGCCTGTTCTACACCGGCTGGCCGACCGACTGGCTCGCCACCTTCATCGGCGGGCTGCTGGTGATCGCCGTGCTCACCAACAACCTGATCCGCGAGCTGGCGCTGAACCGGGGAAAGAAGAAACTCTGA